The sequence below is a genomic window from Desulfomonile tiedjei.
TCGTCTAATTGGGCACTGCTGCACCTATCTAACCCGCTTGACAACGGGGACAACCTGATCGTGCGGATTAGTCTGCCGACTCTGAGCCGTGACGAGCAGGTGTGGGTTATTTCCACTGTGAGCCAATCCCTTGGGCAGGGTCGCGATAAGCATCGCAATTCGGTCAGGGTCAAATTTGTGGCTTTCTTGCCTGGTGGGGAGGCCTTGCTCAAGACCTTCATCGACGATGTGGTAAAGGACCCGAGTATTCTTGCAGGCAGCGTGAAGAAGGTGTCAGAGAGCCATGTACAGCGATCCAATGTTATGTTTGGCGACCTGGAAGAGCGAGCTGTCAGGGCCATGCAAGAGATCTTGCTGCCGGAGTCTCCTGAAGAGACGGAAAGAATCCGCGAGGGTCGGCGAGCTGAAACGCACGCGACCGGAGATCTGGAGTCGCAGACAAAGTCCGAGAAGGAAAGAGTGCCCGGGATTCGTTTCGCATGTGAGTGTGGGCAGGTACATGTAGTTCCAATGAAGTTTGTGGGACGAAAGGGTCAATGCGCGGCCTGCGGCAGAGCCGTGACAGTTCCGGTTGTCGATGCAAGACCCGATGTCCTCGCGGACCAAATGATCGGAAAAAGTGTCGGAGGCTGTCGCCTTCTATATAAGATCGGCGGCGGCGGTATGGGAGGCGTGTTCAAAGGCCACCATCTGGGGTTGGACCTTCCCGTTGCCGTAAAGATACTCCACTCCCACCTGGCCGAAAAGGACCCCGTGTTCATAAAGAGGTTTATCCGCGAAGCCAGAGCCGCGGCCAAGCTTCAGCATCCGAACATTGTCGGCGTCTTGAACGTGGGAAATGAAGACGGGCTTCATTATATTGTGATGCCTTTCGTCGAAGGCGGAAACGCTGCCGCATTATTGGCCAAAGTGGGCAATCTCCCGGTTGAAAAGGTCCTAAATATTGCCATAGACATCACCAAAGCCCTGGGTGTGGCCGAAGAGCACAACATGCTTCACCGTGACATCAAGCCGGCCAATATTCTTTTCACGGGCAAAGGGGAGTCCAAACTGGCCGACCTGGGGCTCGCGAAGAACTTTCTGGAATCGCAGGACCCCGGCATAACGCAGACCGGTATAGCCTGCGGCACCCCCCTTTATTTCTCGCCCGAGCAGGCCAAGGGGTCGAAAAAATTAGACATTAGATCGGACATTTACTCCCTGGGAATCACCCTTTACCACCTTCTTGACGGCTCTCCTCCTTTCAAAGGTGAATCGGCCTATGTGATTTTTCAAAAGCACGTTCACGAACCGCTTCCACCATTCGAGACAGTGGATTCGGGCGTGCCTGAGCCTGTGTTTCAACTCCTCCAAAAGATGACAGAGAAGAAGGCTGATAACAGGTTCAAGGATTCCGCGGAACTTCTTGATGCCTTGCTGGCCCTGAAACGAGAGGTGGTAGGTTCCCGCAAACCCACCGTTCTCAAGAAGGGGCTTTTGGAAAGACTTGGTATAAGGAAGCCCAAGTAAGAGCCCCGTAAACCTATAGCAGTTCTCGAAAGTAAATACGGATTGACTTATGGGTGTCCCGCCAACGCGGGACTGGCTTGTCCAGCAGTGCGGTTCCATTCAGAAAGAACTTTCGAGAATCACTATAGTAGCCCCTTCTGTCAAGAGAGGACTTCTGAATTGGGTGCCACGGACCTGGGCCTTACCAGGTCCGTGCTTCCTCTCAGTTCTGTCGCCACGATAACTCGGAAGACTCTCAGCTCCACCTTACCATCGGCTCGTTTTTCAATTTGGTGTTTAATGCGGGGGACAACCTTAGTGTTTTCCCAAAACGCCGGCACGGACCTGGCGGAGCCCAGGTCCGTGGCACCCAGGAGCAAACCCGTAACCATTTTCGAGAACTGTAATAAGGTTTTCATGTCACGTTGTGAATAATAGGGCATGAAGCGTCGCGGGAGTGAGGTGTCTGAACAGAGCGCATTGCGGGCAGTGACTCGTTATGGGGTCACCGGCAGCCATCGTGGCGGGCACGGCCCGCGCTACAGGAGAGGTGTGGCTCCATCATAGGGCGGGCCGTGCCCGCCGACTGTATTCGTTGCCAATACTCTCGATCGGGCCGCAGTTCCAGTCACTATTTACTGCAATGACCCTAATCCGATTTCACTTTGCCGCGGGAAGAGTCGTGGCCTGGTGCGCTACCAACTGCCAGCCGGCCGGGGTTTTGGCAAACACGTGAGTAAATAGGTTCACTCCCGTTATCTCTTTCCCCTTGGAAACCACTTTCAGGTCGAACTTTCCCGTCACGATCGCTGTGTCACCAAAGATCCGCACATTGAGATCTTCCGGGACAATTGGAGCATACTTTCTGTCACCGGACCTGATAGCGTCGATGAATTGAGCCTTGGTCTCCACCCGGCCCGTAGCATGGATATGGGTAAGATTGTCTGCAAGCAGTTTTTCCAGAGTCGCAACATCATGGCCGGAAACCGCCGAGGCCCATTTTTGCTCCAATTGAATAATGTCCTGAGTCGTTGGCGGCTTTGAATGTGCGTACAATTGGCCAAGACCGAGCGTGGCACAAAGGGCGCCAATGAGAATAGCTGCAAAAGTGATTTGTTTCGCAAAGTCACAAGGCAGCTTTGTGAAAGCCAAGCGGCAACTCTTCGCTCCCCATCGAGGTTGCCCCTGATGTTTTCCAATAACGGCGTCGCATTTCTTCATGTGATTCCTCCCTTCTTCGGCGGCAAGTGGGAAAAATTGAGGCCAGCTCTTGAAAGGTTGTTCCCCGTCATTGCGAGCGAAGCGAAGCAATCTCTGGCTCTAAGCGCTGAGATTGCTTCGTCGCTCCACTCCTCGCAATGACATGTTTCGCGCGCGCCGTCTGCTCCGCAAGACTGAACGGCACCGCTGACTTCAATAATATTCTTGACTTATTCGCATATATACCGTAAACTATTATAGTATTCCTACAACAACTCGCCGGAGGATTTCACATGAGCCGCCTTGTTCGTCGAGCAGCACAGTTTCTTTTGATCATGATGTTCTTCGGATGGATAACGTATCCGGGGTGGTACTACGAATGGTATTCCAATTACCCCGAAAACTATGCTTTTCCGGCAAGCATGTCCAACGATCACGACCCTCGCTGGGGCTTCTGGTTCTGGTAATAAGGAGCATCCCTCCGCGTCCCCTGCTATCTTGCTGTGGGCCGTGGGACGTTCGCGGTACTATTTTCCCCTCAGTAGGCCCTTTTCATAGAAGTACTGGAACACTACGAAGGGGTCTATCCCGGTCATTTCCGAGACCTTGAAAATGGTCACAGACTGCCTGGCCATTTTCAGTTCGTTGATCAATCTGGTTATTCGCCCGTAGACCTCATTGCTTTCGTTGATATTCATGTTCATAGCTCCTGCCGGCCGTTCATCGCGAATGTTGGCCGCGGCAAAGAAGTTGTTCGACCTCTTCTGTAAATTTAACTCAATACATCAGGTAAAGATAGATTTTTTCGTGTTTATTCGGCCAGGGGGTGAGGCGGGGAAGGGTGCAGAACACCTTTTCGTGGCAGAGACTGCGAAAGGGTAGAGGCACGGCAGGCTAAGAGGGAAGAAGTCTATTTGCTTCAAAGGCCGGGACGATCCCATTTTTCGCGGACCCGCGCCACAACCTGTTCGTGCAGACAGACCACTTGTTCCAAGGTTTCAACTCTGGCCGGCGCGATAGTTTCCAGCGATTCCAGAACAATCCGCGGAATGTGGTTGAACGGTACTTTTGCGGCCAGAAACAAATCCACGGCTACTTCGTCGGCCGCGTTCAGGACCACAGATGAGGAGCCGCCGGCCTCCAAGGCCTGATACGCGGCCTTTAGCAATGGGAATTTGCTCCAGTCCGGTTCGAGGAAAGTCAGAGATCCCAGCCGCGGGAAATCCAGGGCCTCTGTCCCGGAAGTTATGCGTTGAGGAAAAGCGAGTGCGTACCCGATCGGAATTCTCATGTCCGTGGCGCCGAGTTGAGCCATAATAGAGCCGTCTTTGAATTCCACCATTGAGTGAACAATGCTCTGAGGATGGACCACGACCTCTATCCGACGACCCGGAACATCGAAAAGCCACGCGGCTTCAATTACCTCAAGGCCCTTGTTCATGAGGCTCGCGGAATCCACGGTGACCTTGGGTCCCATCTTCCATCGGGGGTGGTTTAATGCTTGTTCGCGGGTCACGCTGCCCATTTCCGATTCAGGCATATCTCGGAAAGGCCCGCCGGACGCGGTCAGGATTATCCTGCGAATTTCATTGTCTTGATTTCCCTGCAAACACTGGAATATGGCGGATTGCTCGGAATCGACCGGCAACAGGTTCACACTGTTCTTGCGGACTGTGGCCATGAAGAGGGCCCCTGCCATTACCAGCACTTCCTTGGTCGCCAGTGCAACGTCCTTGCCCGCGTGAACCGCGGCAAAGGTGGGCTGAAGGCCAGTACTACCCGGAAGCCCCGCTACCACGATTTCCGCGTCCGCGGCAGTGGCAACTGTTTCCAGTCCTTCAGCAGAGTGGCCAATCCAGAGATGCCCGGAATAGTCAGCCAGGCGTTGTTTCATCTCCAGGGCCGATTTCTCACTTCCGCATGAAATCAGGGACGGATGAAATTCTCTTGTCTGTTGTTCAAGCAGATCCAGATTGCTCCCCGCGGCCACAGCCACCACCCGGAACGTGTCAGGGTGAAGTCGCACGATGTCCAGGGTCTGTATTCCGATGGAACCTGTGGAACCAAGAATGGAGATGCCTTTCATCGAGGCACCGCATATCCGGAAAGCATCAGGAAGTAAAACACTACAGGAAAGGCCAATATGAGGCTGTCAGCTCTGTCCATGACTCCGCCGTGCCCCGGCAGGAATGTCCCAAAATCCTTGATGGCAAGGCGCCTTTTTAGCGCTGACGCAATCAAGTCGCCCACCGGACCTGCCGCTGCCAGCAAGAGTGTGACAAGAGCAAGAGGCTCGATGGCGAGAAGCCCGGGAACCATCGCCTTCATGACGAGCATTCCGGCGAAATTACCAGCCACGCCTCCTGCCAATCCTTCGACGGTCTTGGATGGGCTGACGTTTGGCGACAGCCTGTGTTTGCCGAAGTGCTTGCCCGCGAAGTATGCTCCCGCGTCGCCAAGACAGATGACCACCAGCACGTAAAAAACCCACGCGATGCCCAGGTCCAACCGGGCCAGGAGCAAAGCATGCCCCAAGGGGACAGCCACGTAACCCGCGACAAAAATCATCTGGCTGGCCGAATCCAGGGTATTCTCAATAAAGTTGTACAAAAATAGATGAAGGGCCACCACCACCAGAGGGAAAAAGACCACGACCGCTGGAACCGCACGGTAAGGCAGGGCGTAGAATGCTCCGATGACGGCCAATCCCAGAATGAAGGTCAGCCACCTGGAAAGCCGCGATTGAAGGCCCGGCAGGCTGCGCGAAAGTTCGCCAAAGGCCACACCCGAACACACGGCCACGATCAGCGCCACACCCGTCACTCCGCCCCACACCAGGAGAGGGACCAGGATTGCTAAGGCAACAGCCGCACTTATGATTCTCGTTCGAAGCATTACAAAGCTTTTTCGCCGGCTTCGATTTGCTCGGAGATTTTTCCGAACCTTCGCTGGCGAGAGTTGTAGGCACTAATGGCTTCGAGGAACGCGTGTTCGTCGAAGTCGGGCCAAAGAGTGGGTGTGAAATAAAGTTCTGCGTAAGCGCATTGCCACAAAAGAAAATTGCTTATTCGCATCTCCCCGCCCGTGCGTATGAGGAGATCCGGGTCAGGCAGCCCAGCGGTATCGAGAAAACCGGCAAAGGTTTGCTCAGTTATAAGATTCTCGTCAAGTTCGCCCGATCGCAAGGCACGAGCCACCTTAAGCGCGGCTGTCAGGATGTCCTGGCGGCCGCCGTAAGACAGGGCAATGCTCAGGACCGTGGACTTATTTTGAGCGGTCCTTTCCTTGGCCGCCTCTATTTTTGCCACCAGCTTGGCCGGCAACCGGCTTAGTTCCCCGACGGTTCTGAGCCTGATATCGTTAGCATGGAGTTCCTCCAGTTCGGAGTCCACGAATTGGCTCAGCAATTTCATGAGGCCTGAAACCTCGGTCTGAGGCCGTTGCCAGTTCTCTGTCGAGAAAGCGTAAAGGGTCAGGTATCCTATGCCGTTTCGCGCGGAAAACTCTACAGCCTTCCGAACGGCTTTTGCCCCCTGGCGATGTCCTTCCAGCCTCGGGAGTGTCCGCTGCCTGGCCCATCGGCCGTTACCGTCCATGATGATCGCCACATGACGCGGAAACTTTAAAGGCGGTTGTAACGGTGGGTTCAAACAAAGTCTCCTGACAACAGGATCGGAGGCTGTAGCGAGGCTGCCGGACGGGCTTGGCGATCAGAGGAACTGTCACTCGAATGGCAGCAAATTAGATCTCCATGATCTCTTCTTCTTTTGCTGACAAGACGCTGTCAATCCTGGCAATGAGATCGTCCGTGGTTTTCTGGACACGTTCCTGAGCCCTTCGCATGTCGTCTTCCGAGATCTGCTTCTCTTTCTTCATGTCCTTGAGCATCTCGTTGGCATCACGCCGATGGTTCCGAACCTGGACCTTATACTCCTCAGCCATCTTCTTGACTACCTTGACAAGCTCTTTTCGTCTTTCGGCCGTGAGGGGGGGGAGGTTGATTCTGACAACTTTCCCATCGTTCGTCGGCGTCAGCCCCAGCTCGGATTTCAGGATGGCCTTTTCGATGTCGGTGAATGCGTTCGTGTCCCAGGGTTGGATGACTATCTGGCGCGCCTCCGGGATCGAAAGGGTAGCCAACTGATTTATGGGAGTGGAGCTGCCGTAGTAATCCACCATGAGCCCATCCAGGAGAGCCAGCGAAGCTCGTCCTGTGCGGATTCTTTTGAGGTCCTTTTGCAGGGCCTCAATCGACTTCTCCATGGAGTCTTTCATTTCTTTGTGCAGGTCGTCGATCATTTCGTCCTCTCGCCAAGGCTGAGTTAGCTTCTCCACAAGGCTTATTCGATGATGGTCCCCACTTTTTCGCCTGACAAGGCTCGCGCTATGTTTCCTTCCACATGGAGATCAAGGACTATTATGGGGATCCTCTTCCTGGACAGGATTTCCACGCTGGTTGCGTCTATTACCGCCAGGCCCCTTTCGATGACTTCCTTTGCGCTAATCACATCAAACATGACCGCGCCGGGATGTTTTTTCGGGTCCTTGTCAAAAACGCCGGGAACCTGGGTGGCCTTTACCATCACCTGGGCGTCGGTCTCGACAGCCCGTAGAGACGCGGCCGAATCCGTCGTGAAACACGGATTTCCGGTTCCCCCCGCAAAGACCACGACTTCGCCCTGCGCAAGGTAATTCAGGGCTTTCTCTCTCTCAAACGGTTCCACGAATCGGCCCACAGGGAAGGCGGACATGGTTCGGGCCGGGACTCCACCGGCTTCGAGAGCTGACCGCAGCGCCAGGGCATTCAACACCGTGGCAATCATTCCCATCTGGTCGCCGACCAGCGGAGGCACGCCGATGGATGCTGCATCGACCCCTCTCATGATATTTCCACCGCCGACCACCACGCCCAGTTGACAGCCCATTTTTCTGGCATCAGCCAGCTGTCGTGCGATCCACCTGGTCTTGTCGGGGTCCAATCCGTAACCGCGGTCACCGGCAAAAGCCTCGCCCGAAATCTTCAGCAACGCACGGCTGTATCCCCTCGGTTCGGACATGATTTACTGGATCTCGCCTAATTGGAAGCGAACAAAACGTCCGACAGTGATATTTTCTCCCAGGGCTGCGATCTTTTCCGTGACCAGGGCCGCCACGGTCTTGTCCGGCTCTTTGACAAAGGGCTGATCCATAAGACAGACCTCGGAGTAAAACTTATTCAGTTTGCCTTCAGCTATCTTTTCCAGCATCTTCTCCGGCTTGCCTGCCTCTTTGGCCTGGGTCATGTATATTTCCTTTTCCTTGGCCAACACCTCTTCAGGGACCTGGTCAGACGTCACCCATCGGGGCGAACTGGCCGCCACCTGCATGCAAAGATCTTTGGCAAGCTCTGCAAACTGTTCGGTTCGCGCAACGAAGTCGCTTTCGCAGTTCAATTCCACCAGGACGCCGATCTTTCCATTCATATGTATGTAAGAGGCTATTCTGCCCTCTGATGTGGCACGGCCCTCTCTTTTGGATGCCTTGAGAATCCCCTTCTTACGCAGATGATCGACCGCTTCGTCTATGTCACCCTTACATTCCACCAGGGCCTGCTTGCAGTCCATCATTCCGAGTCCTGTCTTTTCTCTGAGGTCTTTTACCATCTTCGCGGTAATGTCCATCTATTAGTCTCCTATTGCTGGTTCATGGGAGCGGCACACGGCCTTTTGTCAGGGAGATGTCAAAGGCCGTTCAGTCAGCCGCGAACCCAGATAAGTAAGCTTCAGATGAAATAAATTTTCTCGCTAATGAAATCACACGAGACGTGGCACAGCGATCCTTGCCATGGTCTAGGGCTTTGCCGCACCTTCTTCAACGCCTTCGTCCGCTTCAACTGCGGCCGCAGGCGGGGCCGACTCGACCGCAGCCGCCTCTTCGTGAGCGAGCGCTTCCGCAGCCGGCTCTGCCGGTGCTTCGACTTCCGCGGTCTTCCTTTCCACCGGGACCTCGGCTTCACCGATGTCCTCTTTCAGAGAGGCTTCGTAAGAGTCACGTCCTTCGATGCAGGCATCCGCGATTTTCGAGGCGAACAGGCGGATTGCTCTGATGGCGTCGTCGTTCCCCGGGATCACGTGATCGATTTCGTCCGGATCGCAGTTGGTATCCACTATGGCCACTATGGGGATTGCGAGCTTCCGGGCTTCTTTCACCGCTATATTTTCTTTCTTGGGGTCCACGACGAAGATCGCGCCGGGGGGCCTGCGCATCTCTCGGATTCCTGACAAGTTCTTGTAAAGCTTGTCGTACTGGCGCTTGATATTTACAAGTTCCTTTTTTGTGAAGTTCGTTTCCTCCGGCTTTTGCAGTATGGTTTCCAGGCTGTTGAGCCGGTCAATGCTCTGCCTTATAGTACTGAAATTGGTGAGCATTCCTCCCAGCCAGCGCTGGTTCACGAAATGCTGTCCGGCACGAGCGGCTTCTTCGTAAATAGCATCCTGCGCCTGTTTCTTGGTGCCCACGAAGAGGACGCTGTTACCTTTGGCAACAGTGTCGTGGACAAAGCCGTAAGCCTTCTTAAACAATCTGACGGTCTTTTGGAGGTCTATGATGTAGATCCCGTTTCTGGCGCCGAAGATGTACTGCTTCATTTTGGGGTTCCATCGCCGCGTCTGGTGGCCGAAGTGGACCCCCGCCTCGAGCAATTGCTTCATGGTGATAGTTGACAATTCAGTTCTCCTTTTCGGGTTGATCCTCCATCCCTCGTGACGCCCCCAGGGGACGACCCGATGCAAAGGGATGTGCGAGTTAACCGCTTATTTTGGACCGAACTGCCGCACAATGCAAGCGAAAAAACATGCCCGGAGTAAGCCCTCAGTCACGGGCGGCAAAAGATTGTCATTGCGAGCGAAGCGAAGCAATCTCCTGTACCGCCAAAGCCTAGATTGCTTCGTCGTTTCACTCCTCGCAATGACACACGGCCCGCGATTTCCCCGCGTGACTGAGGAGTTACTGCCCGGAAAACAAAATGTTAGATATCGTTTTTCCCGGGTTTCAAGAAAAAAACGTGTATGTTTCCTCAACCCACAATATCACAGGTATCCCTCCGACCACTGAGCGGGTCGGAGTTACGAGCCACGATTAATGGGAGTGGGCAGGGTTGCATTGATTTGTGCGGCTTGCGGTATCGATACTGGACTTCGATGAGGGTCAGGACGTGCGCATGGGACCACCCGGAGCTTTGGCAGAGAAAAGATTATTTGAAATCATTCCCGAACATATCAAGGTCAGACTCGTTGAACCCAACATTTACTCCGTTTACCCCCAGGCCGAGAACATCGGTTCCTATGACAAAACAGGGGGTATTTACGACGCCGTGGCCTGTAATCGTCTTTTTTATGGCGCCACGGATGTGCGAACCTCATCCGTGCACGAATGAGCCTAGCGGCACGTCCGTGGCACGATCCTCGCCAAAGCGTTTTCGTGTTTCGTTGTGGCGTTGGAAGCCATCGAAGTTGGTATGATAGTATTCCAGGGTCTGATTTAGCGTCACAACCTAAGGAGCCTTGCCGCGTTTTCGTGGTAAATCAGTTGCTCCACGGACTTGTCGCCACCGCATGCTTTGGCCACAGCGGCTATGCTGGTCTTTCGATCGCCCCAGGGCCAGTCTGATCCATATAGGACGCGCTCCGGGCCGAAAGCTTTCACGAGTGCCTTGATCTTCTTAGGGGACTGAAAAGAGATGTCTACAAATACGTTTTTCCGATGGCTGAAAAGATCGATGGTCTCCCGGTATTGAAACACCCCGGCGTGGCCGACGATAAACGCAACTTGGGGAAAAGCGGCGCACATCTTCACTGCGTCCGCCGAGGCGCCGTATTCCGGTTTTTGTTTCTCCTCTTTCTCTTCGCCCAGATAGTAAGACTGAACACCACTGTGGAAAAGGACCGGCAGTTTGTGAACCGCGAAGGCCTCCACCACGTCCAAAGTTCTCTGGCTGGAAAGAGGCTCTTTCTGAATTATGGGATGAAGTTTCAACCCTCTGGCCCCAGCGGCCACGTTATTTGGAAGTACAGCCCCAACATCTTGCTCCTGGGAAAAGTCGACACTGGTAAACGGGATGACTCCCTCATCGGCTTCCGAAGCCATCTTCAGGTCATCAAAGGTCACGTAAGGCGCTATGGGCATGCACGCGGACTTGGCCACGCGGTTCCGGTCCATAGACTGCCGGAAATTCTCCAGCGTGGCAGTCAGGTTGCGAGCCCTCGCTGCCTTGGTGACCTGATTCTCGCACAAAGTGCTGAGGAACCACTCGGAAATGGGGTTTGTATTGTACAGGCCCCATTCCGCCACGGTAATCAGGTCAAGGACCCGTTGCTTGCGCACCCCTTTTCGGAAAATCAGTTGGCCGCCGTTGGGAACGAGGATGTCGCCGAGATGGGTGTGAACGTCTATGATCATGATACCCTCCTGCGGGGAATGATGTTGGCCGGCATGGCCATTTCGACGTGTTAAGACGGCAGTATGTTTCCTACTCAGATTTTTCCTTCTTTTTTCATTCTTGCTATTGCTTCTTCTCTCAAAGCTTTTTTGAACAGTTTCTCAGTGGCCGTCATAGGGATGCTGTTTCTGAATTCTACGATTCTCGGAACCGCATACGGCGCCAAATGCTGACGGCAGAATTCCCTGATTTCCTCAGCTGTTACCTTGCTTTCGGTCCCGTCCTTAAGTTTAATGGCGGCCATTACTCGTTCGCTACCAGGCATGTTAGGATCGGGGACGCCAAAGGCGGCAGCCATAAGAACATGGGGATGCCTGAAGAGAACTTCATCAACTTCGGTCGTGTAGACCTTATTGCCCGAGACATTGACCATGTCCTTGATTCGGTCGCTCAGGTGAAAGAAGCCGTCGTCCTCCATGAAACCGATGTCGCCGGTATTCAACCAACCTTCCGAATCCAGGCCTGCCCCTGCTTCCGGCCAGTAACCTTTCATGATCTGCGGACCTCGTACCAGAATCTCTCCGGCCTCGCCAAATGGCGCGTCCTCGCCGGTAATGGAATCCACGACCTTGCATTCCGTGTCCGGCGCAGGGACGCCCAACCCGCGTTTCTCTCTTGGCATGAATCCCGTTATCTTGGAAAAGGCTGTGATGTTGAAGTGGGTCAGGGGGCCGGTCTCAGTCAGACCGTAGCCCTCTGAAATCGGAGACCCCATCTCTTTCTTGATCTTTTCAGCCACCTCCACCGGCAGCGGAGCTGCGCCACTCATAGGGATAGCGTTCAGCCTGCCAACCTTGGCCTCTGCCAGGCGCATGAGCTGTGTTGGGACCGCCGGTATCAACAAGGGACGATACTTCTTGATATATTCAACCATCAGGCCAATGTCCCGCGGGTCCGGCATTAGGATGATTCTTAACCCCAGGTATGCGGCCGACTGGGCTATGTAGTGACCGTAAGAGTGAAAAAGGGGAACCGGCAAAAAGAATGAAGCCTTACCCGCGATACCCTTAAACATGGGCTTGAAGATCCAAGGAAATCCTTGCCGCAAATTGCTATACCGATTGAAATGGGTCACCATGACCCCTTTGGGCACACCCGTGGCTCCGCCCGTAAAAGCCAAAATGGCCAAGTCCCGCTTGGGGTCGATCGATACGCGGGGCGGAAGGGGAGGGTTATTCTCGATCAATCTGCGGAACTCGTGGACACCGGCTGGAAGGGCCAAGCTCACGGGCTCAACGTTGTGCCCTCCGGTGGACGTGACGATGATGTGCTCGATGTCGCAGCGGCCTCTAACGCTCAGCGCACTTTCGAGGTGTTCCTCCCTGCAGATGATTACTTTGCTGCCGGAGGCGCCGGCTTCGTGGACCAGGCCTTCGTCCGTGCGGAGGACGCTTACGGGAACTACCACAGCGCCGGTTTTCAAGATGGCCCAGTCCGCTATGAGGAACTCGGGGCAGTTCGGAAGGTACAGGCAAACCCTATCTCCCTTGCCCACCCCAAGCTTGGCGAGGCCCGCGGCCAATCTGTCCACCTGATCTTTCAGGTCTC
It includes:
- a CDS encoding amidohydrolase — its product is MIIDVHTHLGDILVPNGGQLIFRKGVRKQRVLDLITVAEWGLYNTNPISEWFLSTLCENQVTKAARARNLTATLENFRQSMDRNRVAKSACMPIAPYVTFDDLKMASEADEGVIPFTSVDFSQEQDVGAVLPNNVAAGARGLKLHPIIQKEPLSSQRTLDVVEAFAVHKLPVLFHSGVQSYYLGEEKEEKQKPEYGASADAVKMCAAFPQVAFIVGHAGVFQYRETIDLFSHRKNVFVDISFQSPKKIKALVKAFGPERVLYGSDWPWGDRKTSIAAVAKACGGDKSVEQLIYHENAARLLRL
- a CDS encoding AMP-binding protein, whose product is MSYADKPWINSYKLGPYKLETSMAPYPEAPLFTALDDAAAKYPGQSAILFLERTIKYGDLKDQVDRLAAGLAKLGVGKGDRVCLYLPNCPEFLIADWAILKTGAVVVPVSVLRTDEGLVHEAGASGSKVIICREEHLESALSVRGRCDIEHIIVTSTGGHNVEPVSLALPAGVHEFRRLIENNPPLPPRVSIDPKRDLAILAFTGGATGVPKGVMVTHFNRYSNLRQGFPWIFKPMFKGIAGKASFFLPVPLFHSYGHYIAQSAAYLGLRIILMPDPRDIGLMVEYIKKYRPLLIPAVPTQLMRLAEAKVGRLNAIPMSGAAPLPVEVAEKIKKEMGSPISEGYGLTETGPLTHFNITAFSKITGFMPREKRGLGVPAPDTECKVVDSITGEDAPFGEAGEILVRGPQIMKGYWPEAGAGLDSEGWLNTGDIGFMEDDGFFHLSDRIKDMVNVSGNKVYTTEVDEVLFRHPHVLMAAAFGVPDPNMPGSERVMAAIKLKDGTESKVTAEEIREFCRQHLAPYAVPRIVEFRNSIPMTATEKLFKKALREEAIARMKKEGKI